Sequence from the Candidatus Saccharibacteria bacterium oral taxon 488 genome:
AACCCTCGATCAATCTGCTGAGCGCTTCCGCAGACTGCCGCAAACTCCGGCGACGCCACGTACTCTCGCCACGTCATCCCATCCAGCGGCACATACTGCTCCAACATATCCAGTGTCGTTTGATGCATGCTGTCTGCCCCCGCCTGACCAGCCTCGCGACGAGACCGGCACCGCCCAGGCGCCGTCATTTCCGGCGGCAACGCGCAGCCAGCCCAGTGTAAAACCTGCGCTGCTGCTACATTAACCAGACCAGCGCCGCCAGAACAACAACTGGTCAGTCGCACAAGTGCCGCGTGACGTTCCGCCTCATCAGTGGTGAGCGGTACGACTAGTGTACGACCGGCCTTAATCGCCATCTCATATGTCAATCGCTTTTGGTCAAGCTCACCGAATAGATTATCTAGCTGCCTGCTGCTATCTTTGATACTATCGACCAGTGGCGGCAGATTACCAACTGCCTCCCTAAGAAGCTCAGGCTCGCGCTCACCATACTCACGCAACTGGACAGCCTGAGATATCCGCCACAACCCCCCTATCGCCACCGCTATACCACCAAAAAATGTTACCTGCTGACCAGCTTCTGGTAACACATTATGCCACACTTCACTCGATAGAGCTGTCAACATGCCGGCGACTGCACTAATATTACCGACAACCTCACGCCCACTGCACCCAGTCATTGCGTCACTACTACCGATGACCTCAGGTGACAGTGATCTATTTCTCCTATTTCTTTCACTCTCCGCCATCATCATTTCATTATATCACGCCCAGAAATTCGCCTCGTCAGGGCATAGTGCGTTATACTGGTATAATGGATAGGTTACGCGTTCTCCTCATATTTGGCGGCGAGTCATCCGAGCACGAGGTCTCGATCAATTCCGCCACTAATGTACTAGTGGCGCTAGACACAGCACGCTACGACATCAAACTATGCTACATCGACCGTACTGGTCAGTGGCGGCTCGTCGAGACGATCGAGGCACGCAATCAGCCGAGCCCGCGCCTAACGCCACAGCTCGGCCAGCGGTCACTGCTCATCGACGGCGTTAACCCGCTGCCGATTGACGTGATAATTCCGGTGCTTCACGGCAAAAATGGTGAGGACGGCAGCGTACAGGGTCTGGCGCAGCTACTTCACATCCCCTATGTCGGCCCGAGTCTCCTTTCGGCGGCCGTCACCATGGACAAAGACATGACCAAGCGGCTGGCGCTCGGCGCTCACGTTCCGGTTGTGCCGTGGCGAACGCTAGTAAGTGATGCACCACGACCGACCTTCGCCGAGATAGCTGATGAGCTTGGTACGCCTGTTTTCATCAAGCCATCCCGCGCTGGCTCGTCCGTCGGTGTCAGCAAGGTTTATTCGGCCGAAGCATTCACCACCGCGCTTGACGAAGCCTTTTGCCACGACAACACCGTGTTGATCGAACAAGCGATCACCGCCCGCGAGATTGAGCTGGCCATCCTCAGCCACGGCACATCTGCCCGCGTCAGCGTACCTGGTGAGATTCTTCCTGGCGAAGAGTTTTATAGCTACGACGATAAGTACAGCACTGCTAGCACTTCGCGCGTCGTTATCCCCGCAGACATTGACGAGTCAGTGACGACAGAACTACAGCGCCTCGCACTGGCCGCCTATCACGCGACTAGTGGACACGGTATGGCGCGAGTTGACTTTTTCCTTGACCCAACGGGCCAGATTTTTCTCAACGAAATTAACAGCATCCCCGGCTTCACCAACATCAGCATGTATCCAAAACTATGGGAGGCTTCAGGCCTCAGTCCACGGGCGCTGATTGATGAGCTGATCGAGGAGGCGCTTGCCAGCCGCTCTATACGTGGCGTATAATTTCCTTATAAACAGGAGGTAGATATGGAAATAGTAGCAGTAATTTTAGTCATCGTACTGATGTTTGTGCTGAGCGGCATAAAAGTGGTCAATCAATACCAGCGCGGCGTGGTGCTGACGCTCGGTAAATTTACTGGCGTGCGCGAGCCAGGACTGCGGGTAGTGATACCAATTTTTCAGACGATGATGATGGTGGATGTGCGCTCAACGCCAATTGACGTGCCGAAACAAGAAGTCATCACCAAAGACAACGTCACCGTCGGCGTTGATGCGGTGGTCTATTTCCGAGTGATTAACGCGCCAAAAGCGGTGCTAGAAACGACCAATTACATTTACGCCACCAGCCAATTTGCCCAAGCTGCTCTGCGCGATGTCACTGGTAATGTCGATATGGACGACCTGCTCGCCAAGCGCGAGGAGATTTCGCAGCAAATTAAAGAAATTGTTGACGCCGAGACTGACAAATGGGGTATCGATGTTGAGAATGTCAAAATCCAGAACATTGAACTGCCTGGCGACATGAAGCGCGCTATGGCCAAGCAAGCCGAGGCCGAACGCGAACGCCGCGCCAACATCATCAACGCCGACGGTGAAAAAGCTGCCGCTGAAACACTAGCGCAAGCCGCCGAGATCCTGGCAAAAACCCAAGGCGCGATTAATCTGCGTACGCTAAATACACTGGAGCGTATCTCGACCGAACCATCACAAAAGACGATGATGCTCTTCCCGATTGAACTGATTGATGCCATTCGCGGCGGTAAAAAATAGAAAATTACCTAGTTTAACCTTAGTTTTAAGAACCTGGATTTGAAATATATTCAATAATGTGTTAGTATATTCTAAGTAATGTCTAAACCTCACGAGCTACCTGCAATATCACTGCCTTCAAAGCTGGAATCTGTTATAGATCCTGAAAGAGTATTATCAAATAGATACAATTATCCTGAGCTTAGCTGGAGTCCTGATATCCATGAGCAAAAAGCTTTAGCTCGTATTAAAGAGACATTCCTTAATGTTGAACTGTCACATGCTACTGCTAGCGACCCTAAACTCCTCCAAACAGAGGGTATAATTCCTCCAAGCGATTTGACAGACAGGCAGGATTGGAGATCGCAAACTGGCAAACTCGACGAGTCGCTTGGATTAGATCACTATACTTTTCTTCATTGGGGCGCGCTTCATCCAACTGGAAATGGGCGCTATATATTTCCTGTAGAAGCTCGCGATATACTTTTGTCACCAGAAACAATCGTCACTCCGTATGACATCCACTCTACGATGTGTACTTATATGATGAATACCGACGACATCCGAGCACTAGACGAAGAAGGACAAAGACGTCTTAACGAATATCTAGAAACAATAGTGCCAGGCAAAGATTGGGTTGACATAATTGCCAGACGTGCCCTGCGGCGCATGCAGTACACTGATGATAAATCTGTTTACAAAGTAAGAAGTCACTCTGATTTAGGTGAGATAAAACATCTTGGCGCTATATCACCAACGTCACTACACAAGCCTATAGATATATACGATAAACAGACTATGTATTCAAAGTGGCTATCCTTAGTTGAAAATAATGGTCTGGCGGTCTCATATATTACAAATACGTTAGAATTTGGATCAGCCGACGATAAGGCTGAACTGCAGACCAGCCTTGATAAATCACGAAAGCTGTGGCGCAAGATACTAGATATAGCCCAAAAAAGCTAAGTAATCATAAATAAAGCTACCTAAGAGTAGTAAAGAGTAAGGAGTAAACATGCGTAAACAAAACTATACCGAAGAATTTAGCGTTAACGGCGATCAAGTTGTCGAGAAGGTCAAGCAACTCATCAAAGAAGGTAACGTCCGCCGCGTCATCATCAAGAACGAAAAAGACGAAAGCATCATGGAATTCCCGGTCACTGCTGGCGTGGTAGGCGCATTATTACTACCAACACTTGCAGCACTCGGCGCAGCAGTGGCATTGATGGCGCAGTGCACGATTGCGGTAGAGCGACGAGACTGACTTGATTATTTATCAACTTGGTGCGGATGGGGAGAGTCGAACTCCCGTCTCAACCTTGGGAAGGTCACATAATAGCCGTTATACGACACCCGCGACGAGAATATTATACCTGATTCTCCGCCAAACTACTAGAGTATTGTAGCATTTTCTTGACGCTTACGCTAAAAGTTTGACATATAATTTTAGTGCGCTACAATAGACATATGACGAAGCGAAAACTGGTTACAACTAGCATAGCAACTCTTATCGTCATCGGCGGCTTGTCGCTTGGCGCACTGCACTTCTTGTCGCAGGTAAATAACGCCCCGCCCCAAGCGACAAAATACGCTGACCGAACTACGTCGCCGACTGGCTCATCTGGCTCATTGAGTACCGATAATCGCTCTCGCTCTGATACCAACTCCACGAACGACAATCAGCAATCAAGCAAGCCTAACCAAAACACTGACAATAAACCGACGCCAGCTGAGCACAATTGGGTAACGCAGACGATGCGCCAGAATCAAGCCCAGACCACAAATCAACAGCCCGAACGTCACGACCCTCATGGCTCAACTGAGCAGACTAATCAACTGCCGCACAACAACTCATCAAACAATAACTCTAGCAATAAGAGGCGCAAGCGTAGCGTTCCAAGCCAGCCTCAGCCATCAAAGCCCAGCGGCCCGGCGAACCACGACCGAAACCAGGCGGCAATTGATGGCTGGCAGATTGATTATTTTGAAGGCTTTGACTCGTCGATCAAGCAAACTAAATGGGTGCAGTACGGCTGGGGCGATCCAGCGGTTGGCCACGGCTGTATGGGTGTGATGTCGCAGCGTAATTCGTTCACTCGAGACGGCAAACTGGTAATTCGCACTCAGTACGAGAACGGCCAGTGGAGCACTGGCGGCGCCGGCTCGGGCGATGTATTTACCGCTTCACGTGGTCGCTGGGAAGTTCGCGCCAAGTTCCCGAAAGCCAAAGGTGTCGGCTACGCATTCCTTCTCTGGCCAAAGGACGAAGGCTGGCCACCAGAGATTGATTTCGCTGAGGGGCACGTCAATGGTCCTCGTGTTGAGGCAACGTACCACTGGGATCCGGACAACAAGCAAAAGCAAGCATCCCTTGATAATCATGATATGAGCGGCTGGCACACGTACGGCGTTATCGTCGAGAAGGATCACATAATCTTTACGCTGGATGGTAAAGAATGGGGTCGCATCAAGCATCCGAACGTAACCGACAAGCAGATGTTCCTCGGTGTACAGGCTGGAGCGATGAACCCGAACGGCATTAATAAACATACCGAGACCGTTGACGGCGGCGTACCTAATCCACTCACGCCAGCTGTATCCGATATCGAAATTGACTATGTAGCGCATTACGTGCGGAAATAGCGGCTTGCCAGATAACGGCAACTTTAGTACAATGAAATAGCAAGTTTGTGGCTCTTTAGCTCAGTTGGTAGAGCAGAGGCCTGAAGAGCCTTGTGTCCCCAGTTCGAGTCTGGGAGGAGCCACCAAACATTGCATTTTATTCGCGGCTTTGTTACAATAAACCGTGAACCACATGCGGGTATAGCTCAGTTGTTAGAGCGCTTCCTTGCCATGGAAGAGGCCAGGAGTTAGAGTCTCCTTACCCGCACCACAATGAAACAGGCGTTTTGACGTCTTTTTTATATTGTTCAGACTAACCCAAATGGATAATTAGGGTTCGTTGTATAATTTCTGGCAAGAAACCTATAAAGAAGTTCTTATTTTTAGCTATTAACTAATTATGTTATTTATACTATATTAGTGATTACTATGAATATATTTCGTGAACCCGGATATCAACTACCAACTGATAATCAAGGCCAGAACAACCTTGAGAAAGAGTGCGGTGTCCAGTCGTCGGAAGCAGACGATCAACCACAGGACCCCGCTGTCGTGCGCTCACTGGGAGAGTTCGGACTCAGAGAACCTCTCGCGCCAGAGCCATCAGCTGACGGACAGCGTATGGATGGGCTGCCACCAGTAGATGAGATCCCTGATTTATTATCACGGCTTAGCCCTATTCTAAATCTGGAGCACGATAGTAATGAGCCTTCTGATACTGTGTATCTGCGGGCAAGAGAGGCGGAGAAAACCCCAGAAGGAGAGCGGACTCTAGAACAGCGGCAACTCATTAAAGACATAGAAACTATGGGGTCATTTTCACAAGATCCACTCTATAAGTTTGCTTATACGCCCGAGGAGTTGCACGGCTTAGTGCTCGAGCTTCTTTCATTAAAAGAAATGCGCCGGCCTAATCTAAGCGGTGTTGAGAATAAGATACTGGATATGGCGGCCTTTATTCGGGGCGAGGGCCGCGAGAAACTGGGTGGAGTAAAGGTTGACGGCCTGTTGACACGGTCTACAAATGACAGACGCCAGGGGGTGCGGTGGGATACACTAATTAACTGCGCCCGAGACATTACCAGTACAATTAGATCGGCGATAGACGGTAAGGGCGGCGGCATGTCTAATCTATTAATAGACATTAAAAGCCCCGAGAGTAGAGGTACTAAAGGAAAAAATAATATTGATCTCACGCCGGTGTATCAGTGCGTCGCTGACGTCTATGCTTTCAGGGTTATCGGCCAACGGGACGTCCCTATTTATGACAAGAACTGCGCTACGTTTATAGCTAATTGCGATATAATAAACCAATGGTATGAGGACGTCGAGCAAACGCTAACGGGAGTCCCTCGCGAATATAAAATTCAAGGATATAAGACTGGTGCGGCTTGGACTATTAATAACATGGTCAATATCATGAACGAGCGACTAGCTGGCAATCATAAGAGTGGTATTAAAAAAGACTACAGGTTGGATCCCGCTGGCGCTATTGCCCAGCAACTACACCTTGGACGTGCTGTTGAGGAAATCCGAAATATGCTCAAGATAGCAAACGCCGGCGATAACCAGTAAGGCTGGAGACACCGGCTCTGGCTATTAGTAATGCAGAGCCACTCCACCTATTTGCCCAAATCACCCATCTCACCTATACTTAAACTATGAAAGCTTGGCACAATGTCGCTTCTCTGTATCAGATTTATCCGCGTAGTTTCCGAGACACCAATGGCGACGGAATTGGCGATTTGAATGGCATTACCGAAAAGCTGGACTATTTGGCATGGCTGGGCGTTGACGGAATTTGGATTTCGCCGTTTTTCCTATCGCCGATGACTGATTTTGGCTATGATATTTCCGATTATCGAGCAATTGATCCGACATTTGGCGGACTGGACGATTTTCGGGCGCTATTAGAAAAAGCCCATATCCTAGGCATTAAAGTCATGATCGACCTCGTTCCCTGCCATACATCTGACCAGCATCCATGGTTTCAGGAGGCTCGGTCATCACGCGATAACCCTAGGCGTAATTATTATGTCTGGCGTGACGGGCGGGATGGCAATGAGCCAAATAATTGGCGTAGTCTGTCGGGTGGCAGTTCATGGGAGTTTGATGAGCAGACCAATCAATTTTATCTCCATTCGTTCCTAAAAACACAGCCGGATTTGAATTGGGATAATCCTGCGGTTCGCGATGAGATGAAAAACGTGGTGCGATTTTGGTTTGATATGGGCGTAGACGGCATGCGAGTTGACGCGATTTGGGGCATTTCGAAAGACCCTGAGTTTAGTGACGATTCGCCAAATCCTGATTTTCACGGCGATCCTGAAGCCTACGGCACATTCATTCACGACCACTGTAAAATGGGGCCGCATTTTCAAGAATATCTGCATGAGCTGGCGTCAGTTTGCGATGAGTATGACGACAAGCAGATGGTGTTTGAATTTTATCCGGACGAGGGGTTGGGTGATATCTACCAGCAGTACCACAAGGTTCTGACGGCCCACCCGAAGGCGTCGGCGTTCTTTATGGAATATCGCCAGGACGAGTGGCACGCGGAGCGTACTGGGCAGAAGATTGAGAAATATCTGCAGGCGGCAGGATTGGCCAAGCCGTTTTTCTGCGTTGGTAATCACGATCAGCCGCGCGTCGCCTCGCGGCTCGGGACAGAGCGAGCACGAGCACTGCATTTTCTCAACCTGCTCACGCCGGGCGTTAGCGTGATGTACTATGGTGACGAGATTGGCATGACTAATGGCGAACTGACTACTGAGGATATTCAGGACAATTTCAGTCCCGCCAATTCCACCATTGACAGCCGCGACCTGGAGCGCACGCCGATGCAATGGGACGATACGCGGTTCGCTGGATTCTCAAGCGTACAGCCGTGGCTGCCCGTTCACGCCAACGCGATAAGAACCAACGTCCTGACACAGGCCATGCACCCTGACTCACTTCTACACCTGCACCGACGGCTGCTTCACCTGCGGCGGAGTATGCCAGTGTTGCAGCACGGTACGCTTGAAGTGATTAACACCGGTAATGGATTTATCCTTGGCATCAAACGAGAGCTAGGCAGCGAGTGGGCTTATATTTATATTAATTTCGCTGATGCACCACAGCATTTTTTTATCCCAGAAAATACCGAGATCATCGCCTCAACCCACCCCTACTGCTCCACCATCGATAATAATCAGCAGCTAACAATTCAGAAATATTGTGGGGTTTTATTATTGCCGCAGAATAATGGGTAACTATTGCTTATGTCTTTACAGTTTGAGTATACTGTTCTACAATATCTGCAAGTTTAGTTAATAACGAAGGGTAACTATGGCTACAGACTTCCAGGAAAAAGCTTGTGAAAAGGCTTTGCGTGAGTATCGTAAAAAATATTTAACAAAGAAAGAAAACCTCAATGCTGATGAGTCAACGGCACGCCTGATGGTCAATAGCCTGCTCAGTGTGGTGCTTGGATATACTCTCATTGACGAGATTAAAACAGAACATATGATTCGTGGTACATATGTTGACTACGTTGTGCAGCTAAATAAGAAAATTCATTTTATTGTTGAAGCAAAGGCCACCTCTATTGACCTCAATGAGCGCCACCTCAAACAGGCTGTTGACTATGCCTCAAACGAAGGCGTTGATTGGGTGATCTTA
This genomic interval carries:
- a CDS encoding D-alanine--D-alanine ligase, producing the protein MDRLRVLLIFGGESSEHEVSINSATNVLVALDTARYDIKLCYIDRTGQWRLVETIEARNQPSPRLTPQLGQRSLLIDGVNPLPIDVIIPVLHGKNGEDGSVQGLAQLLHIPYVGPSLLSAAVTMDKDMTKRLALGAHVPVVPWRTLVSDAPRPTFAEIADELGTPVFIKPSRAGSSVGVSKVYSAEAFTTALDEAFCHDNTVLIEQAITAREIELAILSHGTSARVSVPGEILPGEEFYSYDDKYSTASTSRVVIPADIDESVTTELQRLALAAYHATSGHGMARVDFFLDPTGQIFLNEINSIPGFTNISMYPKLWEASGLSPRALIDELIEEALASRSIRGV
- a CDS encoding DUF4342 domain-containing protein, giving the protein MRKQNYTEEFSVNGDQVVEKVKQLIKEGNVRRVIIKNEKDESIMEFPVTAGVVGALLLPTLAALGAAVALMAQCTIAVERRD
- a CDS encoding slipin family protein; the encoded protein is MEIVAVILVIVLMFVLSGIKVVNQYQRGVVLTLGKFTGVREPGLRVVIPIFQTMMMVDVRSTPIDVPKQEVITKDNVTVGVDAVVYFRVINAPKAVLETTNYIYATSQFAQAALRDVTGNVDMDDLLAKREEISQQIKEIVDAETDKWGIDVENVKIQNIELPGDMKRAMAKQAEAERERRANIINADGEKAAAETLAQAAEILAKTQGAINLRTLNTLERISTEPSQKTMMLFPIELIDAIRGGKK
- a CDS encoding alpha-amylase, coding for MKAWHNVASLYQIYPRSFRDTNGDGIGDLNGITEKLDYLAWLGVDGIWISPFFLSPMTDFGYDISDYRAIDPTFGGLDDFRALLEKAHILGIKVMIDLVPCHTSDQHPWFQEARSSRDNPRRNYYVWRDGRDGNEPNNWRSLSGGSSWEFDEQTNQFYLHSFLKTQPDLNWDNPAVRDEMKNVVRFWFDMGVDGMRVDAIWGISKDPEFSDDSPNPDFHGDPEAYGTFIHDHCKMGPHFQEYLHELASVCDEYDDKQMVFEFYPDEGLGDIYQQYHKVLTAHPKASAFFMEYRQDEWHAERTGQKIEKYLQAAGLAKPFFCVGNHDQPRVASRLGTERARALHFLNLLTPGVSVMYYGDEIGMTNGELTTEDIQDNFSPANSTIDSRDLERTPMQWDDTRFAGFSSVQPWLPVHANAIRTNVLTQAMHPDSLLHLHRRLLHLRRSMPVLQHGTLEVINTGNGFILGIKRELGSEWAYIYINFADAPQHFFIPENTEIIASTHPYCSTIDNNQQLTIQKYCGVLLLPQNNG
- a CDS encoding family 16 glycosylhydrolase; amino-acid sequence: MRQNQAQTTNQQPERHDPHGSTEQTNQLPHNNSSNNNSSNKRRKRSVPSQPQPSKPSGPANHDRNQAAIDGWQIDYFEGFDSSIKQTKWVQYGWGDPAVGHGCMGVMSQRNSFTRDGKLVIRTQYENGQWSTGGAGSGDVFTASRGRWEVRAKFPKAKGVGYAFLLWPKDEGWPPEIDFAEGHVNGPRVEATYHWDPDNKQKQASLDNHDMSGWHTYGVIVEKDHIIFTLDGKEWGRIKHPNVTDKQMFLGVQAGAMNPNGINKHTETVDGGVPNPLTPAVSDIEIDYVAHYVRK